The genomic window atctggattttggccattgtgagacacagagtgttggactggagggtcattggcctgatccaacacggcttccaATATGTTCTTAATGCATGTGCCGCTGAACATGTGAATTTAAGCCCCATGTTTATCCAGGTAATGATCCCTCAGTTCAAACTGCAAAGTGAATGTGTACTGGCTATTACTTACAGACAGATGTATGCACACATTCACAGAATGTATGTGCATTCACAATGTGAATAGGGCTACTGCAAAGTTGTTTCAGTTTTCCATTGTCTTATCCATTTATGAAACCTTTATTTTTAGGAGATGATAAATACCGGCAAAAACAGTTCCTGCACAGGCACAACTCAAGATTAAAAGATGATAACACAGCACAGTGGCtgctggagagctagtttggcgtagtggttaagtgcgcgggagagccaggtttgattccccactcctcctcttgcagctgctggaatggtcttgggtcagccatagctctcataggagttgtccttgaaagggcagctgctgtaagagctttctcggccccacccacctcacaggatgcttgttggggggggggggcagagaaggtaaagaagattatcTTCTTCTTATTGTCTTTGAACTTGGACCACAGGATTGGGGTCTCTGACTTGTGGGAGGAAAATATGCACTGGCTGTAGAGAATTTTAGCAGAGCATGTtttttcatttcctcatcccaacACAAAGCGTGCACAGGGCTGGAGGGGAAAAGCCACAGTCCCACTGTAGCTCATAGCAGaccgtctgcttggcatgcagaaggtcccaggttcagtccccggcatctccagttaaaaggaccaggcagtaggtgatgtgaaagaccttagtctgagactctggagagcccctGCTAATCTTGGCAAGGGAtactgccactgatggaccaagggtgcgATTCTATagcaaggcaacttcatgtgctcAGTCTAGGCCctaggggtggctaaactgcggctctttcacacatatcgtgtggctcctgaagcctccactgcccccgTTGACTAACCTGGAGTAGCCATTTCTCTCtctgaatcacttctccaagccaagccacccggtggcttggagaatgcattttaaagttgctttctttccacctctctcccttcctgttttgcagctctcaaacatctggcgttcatatCTTGAGGTTCTCAAACCCCTGGCATtgattctctgtggctcttgtgTCACGCAAGCTCAAGATGGACCCGTTCACTTGTTCGTACTGCAAGCCACTCTGGGTCGTCATAGGAGAGAAACGTACagcataaatatctaaataaataagttcGATGCATCATTTTCCTCGCTCTTTAGAAGCTGTGGAATTTTGTATTGAaaagcaaaatgcaggaaacGATGAATAAGTCCTAATTCACAGCATACTCTTCTCTCAGATAATTTTAAATCAAATTCTTTGCAGCGGATCCACACTATATCTTCCTCTAACGGGGACGGCTGTGTGTGCACATGGGGGTAATTTCCATCAATTCCCCCATCCGGCTGTAGACCCCTGGTTTGCTTCTCACACTGTTCAAGAGGTCCTTCTGGAGCAACATTTTGGGTAGGTGACTGGAAGAGGGAGGGACATTCTGTGAACAGATAGCTTAGCTTGATTCCAACCTTCTACCTGGAAAGCGTCGTTTTCTTTTAttcacaggcagggcttttctttgtagcaggaactcctttgcatattaggccacaccccccctgatgtagctaatccttcaagagcttacagggctcttagtacagggcctactggaagctccaggaggattggctacatcaggggtgtgtgacccaggggtgaaattctagaaggagctcctttacatattaggccacacccacctgatgtagccaatcctccaagagcttacagagcttttagtacagggcctactggaagctccaggaggattggctacatcagggtgtgtgtggcctaatatgcaaaggagttcctgctacaacgaAAACCCCCGTTCACGGGACACGCAATGTTCAGAAAGAACACAAAACAAGACACATATTCAAACGGCTTTAATTTCTACAACTTAACGTCACTCGGCCAAAGGCAGAAACAGCCTGACTTACAATTAACCGCCTATACAAAGCAACGCAGAAATCGTTTGCAAAAATGTCCAAGGGGATTTTTAATGCCTGCCCCACCCAGCTTAAGAGTATAGGCTCACCAAAGTGAGTTTAATATGGCTTTCTAAAAGAGATGGCGAATATTCTGAAAccggcatctttttttttttttgaaatttttagcTGCCTAGCGTCTTAACACTGGACGATCGGAAATTGTTAATGCCAGCGGTGGATGAGCGTGTCAGAGGAATGAGCGGGCCCGTCCGAAATCAGTGGGGTTAAGAGAAGAATAGCAAATTAGCTGCCCGTGCTACTTCGGCCTTAACTTGGCTCAAGATCAGCTCAATCGTTGGTGCCAAACAGCGAGCTGACACTTCCCTTGTGTATCAGAATTAGCTGCAGCTAACTAACACCAGGCTGAGAGGGTGTTTTCTACAGTGTTCCCATAATGCACTGCTGATGACAGGGAACAAACGCATCCAAAATCTGTTGCAAGGCAGACAGAGCTAGCTGAACGAGAGCCTCACCTGGATTGCCGAAGAGATGTTAAAAGTATCTATCAAAAGCATGCAACTCAAGGTCTCCTTCCTATCCGCTGATGGTGCATGCAGCAATACAGCAAGCTTGTGCGTACAGAGGTGAACCCCCAAGAACGAACTTTGGTATGTTCCCACCACAGGTGTGGCCTTCGTAGCCCATGAGGTAAACATTTTAGCCAGCTTTGCCGGCTTCTGAAGAAGTTTCTGTCCTGGGGCTGACATCTCCCAAAGACGCTCTCCAAAAAGCCGCCAGAGTCAGTTAAAATCCTCCAAAGCCACATGCAAGAGAAAAGTTCCCCTCCACCACATCTATAAAATACCAACTGTCTAACAATTACTTTAAAGAGCCTCTTAAAAATATTATACCTTTTCCCCTTCCAAAAGAACCAAAGCTCTTCTTTTGTGAAACCTAAACAACGCTCAGGGAAAAAACAAAAGGCAGGGTACTAAAGTTTAAGCAGGCCGGACGTAGGAAACAACGTAAACCAAGCGGGAGCCCCGAAGATTTTGCTCTGTTAGCTGAGAAATGAGACAGCGAGAAATGAGTCCGCCTTTCCCAGTGAAGAGGAGTGCAGCAAAAGCGACGTGATGGTCACTGCAAATGTGGCTCTAGAGTTCGAAAGCCGGGAACTTGGCCTTAGCCGGGATCAGGAGGTCAGACAGGAAATAGATGGTGCCCGCCATGCCTGCGAAAACAGACAACCATGACTACAGACAGAGGAACTAATGCAATGCCATTtgctagagtcagtttggtgtagtggttaagtgtgcggactcttatctgggagaaccgggttcgattccccactcctcgacttgcccctgctggaacggccttgggtcagccatagcttttgtaggagttgtccttgaaagggcagcttctgtgagactctctcagccccaccctcctcacaggttgtctgttgtgaggggggggagagggggaaggtaaaggagattgtgagccgctctgagactctgagagtcagagtatagggtgggatatatatccaatatcatcttcttctagaacTAAAGCAAGTCAAATGGCTGCTACAAAAGCCTTCCCATAGGTTTTTTTActgggcctggcagcagccgaAAGATAGGGcctgccaaaaacaaaacaacacttCAGGAAATCGCACTTCTGCTGAACACTCAGAACCAAacagtctggaaggaaaactttctccagtagaacacggcacttgatcccgaaagactctacaaaccctaatgatgttaccagtcgTGAAAACCTGAAGTGTGGACACTCTCTGGTTCTTTATCAAATGTGTCACTATCTCCACATTTGtacaaaaaaataaatgttatAATACCTCGGTTCCCAGAGATTTATTTAACTCACGAAGATGTTCTTCCTCAGAACCCACTCTATGAAATCTTGCGATGCTTTTAATTTTAAGAAAGTATGCAGTGACTGTAAACCTTGCTATTTTATTCTTCGACTAATCTGTGCCTTGTTTTTTTCCTTGATAAAAATTATCGCTTTAAAAAACGTGCAAAAGGagcaaaacaaagcagaaataAATAGCCGTACTGCCAAGGCATTGGCAGGGCGAACAGCCAAGTGAGCCACTGAACTTTGAAGGGCTTTCAGCCTATTGGTGTGGATCAGAACTGGAACTGCCAATCCTACTGCTCTGTGGTGTTCTCTGTGATGTGCAAACAAAGCTGGTTTCGTTAGGCACCACGTGGCTGCCATTAAAAGCCAGGTGAGCTTGAGTGAGGGATGCTCAGatgcaggcttttttgtagcagaaactcctttgcagattaggccacacacccaatgtagccagtcctcctggaactcttagtacagggctcttagtacagggcctactgtaagctccaggaggattggctgcatcaggggtgtgtggcctaatatgcaaaagagttcctgctacaaaaaagccctgctcttatggcacagagccccatggtgcagagtgttaaagctgcagtactgcagtcctaagctctgctcacgacctgagtttgatccccagcgaaagctgggttttcaggtagccggctccaggttgactcagccgtccatccttccgaggtgggtcaaatgagtttccagcttgctggggggaaagtgtaggtgactggggaaggcaatggcaaaccaccccgtaaaaagtctgccgtgaaaacattgtgaaagcaatgtcaccccagagtcgaaaatgactggtgctcgcacagggcaCCTCTCCTTTCCATATGGCACATCTTTTGTAATTCATCCTTCTTGTTCCTCTTAAGCAGATGTATTCACATTCAAAACCAGCAGTTAAGTTAAACGGGAGAACAGAGTTTACCTTCGAAGAGAGAAAAGGGAGTATCTGGTGTCCGGCACCCGTGCTGTCCATAACTCAAACACCATTCGGCAaactaagagaaagaaaataaaaaaaagtcaCACCACAAGTTTTAGAAGGCCTGCTTGTAGATATCGGACATCACCTGGAACCATTTTCTACCTTCTGAGAGACAGCTGTCTGAATCCATTCCGTTCTTATTTATGGCCTTGACCAGAGgtctccagcctttttgagccttttggaattctgacgcttggtgggcacagccacaaaatggctgccgcaggaggcagagccagccacaacatggctgccacaggaggtggagcctgccacaaaatggttgccacagcttcccttcagtcacataATGAAGATacttccttgtgctgtggtggcagcagctgccatagCAACACTGTTAAAAAATCTGCACTGTCAATcgaatctccaatggccaatcagaacccttgctgagcaaaagctcCACCCACTTCCTAGAAACACTTGGCGGGAGCCAGGATGGAGGGCATCACATTGAAGACACCTGGTCCAGACCACAAGAGGCATCTCAGGATATTTTGAGATGGAGACAGGGATGCTCCTGGACTGCAAGCCCCTCTTACCAGTTATGCCAGCCAAGTCACAGAGTGTTCAGAAACATTTTAACTTCTGAAACTGTTCAGAGAAGAGAATGTCCATCGAGTATCAGCTGCATTGTGAAAAACTCTCACATGCCGTTCTTTGCACAGCCCCGGGCTCTGGAGTGCTGGGAAACCAAAGGGCAGGCAAGCCCAGGAGATGGGGAACCGAAGGGAAGGGATGTTGAGCGGGTGGGGGGCTCACCAGGAAAGGGCAATGCTGACAGCTTAATTTCAGCCATAAGAGACGCTGCGGCGGGAACGGCCTAGGAAACGTGACACCTGTCCTAAAAATGTGCTTTCCTAATAAGCAGCTGGGCAAAGCCTTTGTGGCAAATGagaaaaagagccccccccccccgcacaaatacaagaagaagaagaagaagatgaagatgatgatattggatttatacccagccctctgctccgaatctcagagcggctcacaatctcctttcccttcctccccccacaacagacaccctgtgaggcgggtggggctgagagggctctcccagaagctgccctttcaaggatagagtctcagaggggcctacaatctcctttcccttcctccccccacaccagacaccgtgtgaggtgggtggggctgagagagctctcccagcagtttccctttcaaggacaacctctgccagaggtatggctgaccacAGCTgcgagtggaagagtggggaatcaaacccggttctcccagataagagtccacacacttaaccactacaccaaactggctacaccaaagaagtgagcagtgactcacgaaagctcatccgCTGCCACAAatactgttagtctttaaggtgctcctcgGCTCTGGCTGTTTTCTGcttctcaggcctcagattcagcaggagctcaccggagcacagctcctgaacctttctgagggttctccctcctcctccccacctaccttgtccattgggtagtaggtacagctgcataacaattgctggattaggagagtgggcagccagcctttgccacgcccccagcagctctcattaacccctggagaagcctgtgccaccctttctccacttcttatgtgcgtttgggtggcaggtggcttgctggtcttttgactggtgggggggagcagcCCAGAAGAgacccaggtgagtgaggcctgcttgggctggctggatctccaggCAGCCAAAGCAGGTCTCATTCgcccggggttctcctttcttgcattgggttgcttttggctggcgcgcgcatgtgtggcatatgctaatgagttctgctaatgagccccaccacttatttttctacaaaacaacccctgctactgctacagacagactaacacggatACCCattatcaaggcttttttttcttagtgtagcaggaactcctttgcatatcaggccacagacccctgatgtagccattcctccaagagcttgcaggaggccctgtaagaagagccctgtaagctcttagacgATTGGCTacagaggaggaaaggaaaggtcccctgtgcaagcaccagtcgtttccgactctggagtgacatcgctttcacgttttcacggcagactttttacggggtgatttgccattgccttccccagtcatctacactttcccccagcaagctgggtactcatttgactgacctcagaaggatggaaggcttccccagtcttctacacttcccccctagcaagctggggactcgttttaccgacctcagagggatggaaggctgagtgaacttcaagccggctacctgaaaacccagcttccgctggggatcgaactcaggttgtgagcagagcttaggactgcagctttaactgtgccatggggctctttgagaAAGAAtaagcaaccagaaaacaccagatatctcccttgttcaatgaaaggaaaggaaaggtcccctgggcaagcaccagtcgtttctgactctggggtgacgtcattttcacattttcatggcagacttttttacaggatggtttgccattgccttccccagtcttttatgcttcccccccagcaagctgggggctcatttgaccgacctcggaaggatggaagctggagtcaacctcgggctggctacctgaacccagcttccgccggggattgaactcaggtcgtgagcggagttcagaccacagtactgcagtaccgctgctttaccactctgcgccacggggccgaaCGCActaacgagttcctgctacaaacattGTCCTGCCCATATCACGTGCGAGGATTTTAGATTTTAATTCCAAGCTGAAGCAATGCCACAGCAACTGGACGGTCAGCATTTGGCCCAGCTGAGGCCTGGCAAGGATTGGGCCCTGAAAACATCCAGGCTGGCAGGGGAGGTGGGAGGTCAAGAAAATGGCAGAGAAGAGGGAGAGGGTTAGGATGGCTTTGAAGGGCACCTGGGAGGCAGATCTTGAGTAACAAGGTGCCAAAGAtgttcagggatcattttgtggaaaaagaggtgccgtagctcattagcacaactccttggcacacgccacacacccctggaaagcgaactaaattagatcagctcaccGTCTACCTTcttaaagtgcttcttgaattagaattgtcctaataaaaccttactcccatccactgttccctctctaagctgagttagcgtgagctagctcacaattcttTAGCCTctccggctcacgcatttttgcctCAGCACAGGAAAAATAGCTCCCGAGCACAATAACGTCTGCAGtcgctcacacctttaatgccgggagctcacaaagtagaatttttacccaCAAGGTtctgccgcttagagggaacattgcgtcCCATcatttactttctcctgtgtggccccAGAGGCATGAggaggatttccatctgtctgcttgatctGCTTTGGTGATTTCCCcatttgtgtgttgtgtgtgtggaaaatactagaaagtttgtcaaatcttaagagttcagcaaaattctcacagggggtttgaagcacaggggagcccagaagcaagtattttttttttggggggggggggtaagtaagaaagagcacactaaaatttagaggttctgaacatatgaagctgccttctacggaatcagaccctcctgggtccatccaagtcagtcttgtctactcagactagcagcagctctccaggatctcaagctgaagtttttcatgcctgtttgcctggacccctttttagttggagatgctggggattgaacctgggaccttctgcttaccaagcagatgctctaccactcagccaccatccctccccaaatatatgaacatatgaagctgccttctactgagtcagacccttggtccatcaaagtcagtattgtctactcaggctggcagcggctctccagggtctcaagctgaggtttttcacgcctccttgcctggaccctttttagttggagatgccagggattgaacctggaaccttctgctcaccaagcagctgctctaccactgagccaccatccctcaagttccgctcctgtgagctcctgcccaaaatgaggcctggatgcaGTTGAGAGGCAAGGGAGACAGACTGCAGGCCTGAAACGTACTTCACTAATCTCCAAGCGCCACCAGGACAGGACGTGAGCACAACAGAACCAACAAACAGGTAATCCACTTTCATTGCCGCGCCATGCCTGCAGGGTGTTCATTAACAGATGGGGCTTCCCCTGCATGTGTTTTGCAATAAGCAATGGCCGGACTTTCCAAAGGTTATCACAATTTGTGCTCTTTCCGCTTTTGGGAAAAACCCAGAAAGCAGAGAGGACCTGAATTGggtggaaaagggggggggggtttaacgtATATTGTGAATTATTAATAAACAAACATGACGTTCGTGAGCCAGAGGAAGCGGGCAAATTTCTAATGagccctttttctttttaaaatgccacCCCAGTTAAAATTAACAGCAAACACAAAATGAGCACCAATGTTCTAGCTTTGGGATCTGCCATTTAAGTGATTCTGCTATGTAGAatgatcagagccagtttggtgtagtggttaagtgcgcggactcttatctgggagaacggggtttgattccccactcctccacttgaaactgctggaatggccttgggtcagccagagctctcttatctgggagaaccgagtttgattccccactcctccacttgcacctcctggaatggccatgaatcagccatagctctcgtaggagctgtccttggaagggcagcttctgggagagctctctcctccccacccacctctcagggggtctgctgtgggagaggaagggaaaggagattgtaagccacccagagtctctgattcagagagaaacgcggggtataaatctgcagtcctcttcttcttcaacatttACTTGGCACACAACACTTATCTCCATGCCTTGAGGGAATTCAAAGAAGCTGATAGCAGCGGGTTGAGGATGGTAAAAAGGAAATACCActtgacacagagagtgattaaaatgtggaattcactgccagagggtgTAGTGAGGGCCGCAGGAATAAagagctttcaaaggggattcagcagattcatggaggatgagtcTCTGAATGGCTCCTGGCCATagcggctgaggggaacctccacattcagaggcactaagactgaatcccagagccaggaggcagcatcaggggctggaaggcctcggcctctatgccgttgttctggccctccagagaaactggctggccactgtgtgagacaggaggctggactggatggaccattggtctgatccagcaggggtcttcttaggaagtcctcagcctctgtgccattgtgttggccctccaaaggaactggtcagccactgtgtgagacagcatgctggactaggtggaccctccctagtctgatccagcagggctcttctgaggttcttaggaaggcctcggcctctctgccctgttgctggccttccagaggaaccagttggccactgtgtgagaaaggttgctggaatggatggacccttgctggtctgatccagcagggctcttctgatgttcttctcaggggaaggcctcagcctctctgccctgttgctggtccaccagaggaactggttggccactgtgtgagataggatactggactggatggaccactggtctgattcagcagggctcttaggATCTTGTTGGGATACTAAGACATCATTTTCTTTAAAGACTTGGGTTTTAGTGACTTGGGAAATGCGTCTCCCCCcgtccccccacaaacacacaaagAATATTCTCCAGCACTCGCATGCCTGCCTCCAAACTGCTGTTCACCTTGCAAGCTCTGTAGAGATATTTCACGTCTTGAGTGAGGTTGTAGAGGGTCAGGAAGGCATACGCGTTGCCAGCTGTCCCGTGGCACAGCCCGTAACCTTTCTTCAGCAGCCCCCACTGCCAGATCACCTCGGCGCACTGCAAGGCATCGCTGAGGTACTTCTGCTCCCCGAACACCTGTAGAGACAAGCAGTGCCTTTTCCGGCTGTGCGGTTCGCGCCTCATCCAACCCTGGGACGGGGACGTCTCGTGCATACGTGGCTAATTAGACCTTCTATCAAGGAGTGCCCCCACCCATCCTTCGGGAGAGAACACAATGACTTTGCCGTCTACCTTCAGAGATTTTTTCGGAGTGATAAATGAAACAAAACGTCGTCATTATTTAAGCCCCCGCTGACGGTCGCCATTAGTCAGCCACCGAAGAGCGGGACATGCGGCCACCTCTCCGAGCAATACGGGCGCCCTACGTTCAGGAGGCATGACAGGGACGTCTCCAGGAATCATTTGTAAAAGTCTCATTTCCATTTTAGTTGCAGGTGGAGAAGTTATTGCGTTTAAATATGATAAACTGGCTtgggggggtggcggggggagagggaggggtgaCGAGCACCAGCTCTCCGCCTCGGCCGTTGCTGCTCACCTTGTAGGCCTGAAGGAGCATGTAGATGACGCCTGGCGCACCGTGGCACCAATGCACGAGCAGGTCTCTGGAGTCCTCGATGCACGGAGGGAAATTGCCAGAGGGGAACTTCAGCTGGCAGACGTAATCCACGCTCGGTTTGACGGCATTGTGCAACTTGGGTTGGCTCACGCCAAGGCCGGGCTGAGAGGGACAGAAAAGCACAGGGTTAAAAGACGGACAGACGTCCTGGCTTCTTCTGGCTTTTGAagacaatgatgtcacttttatACCAGCAGGGGGTGGCTCACGggtctagggatgggcacgaatcagctcacaaactaaagttcatgatgaattttggctggttcgtggTTCAAGAAGTGAAGCTCCCTGCAGGTCCACTGACATGAACCTTCAATGAACTTTCAAGCTATTTGTGACAGTTTGTAAATGGATACGTTTCCAGACAGACCCTCTCCGCTCAATCTGAATGTTCACCAAATTTCAAAGTAGAGAGTGGTGGAATTCGGAGAGCATGTAGAGAGCATCTAGGGGAAGTCCTCTGCAActctgatgtctctagcttgcatggGGGTGTgctctatacactcctgaacctgctcctgtcaaaatgactgccgGGGCCATCTGGAGGTCGaccaacagggccagaactccagaagctctcccactgttgccccctaagcaccacgaatacagagcatcgcttccCCCACAAAGAGTGTTCCATCCATCCTTTGTGGCTCACAGCCAccgaaggacctctgctccaaatgggCCTTCCCAAAGCAATCTCTTCATGGCAGGACACCCTTTTACCTGCATGAGATAGTAATAAATCCCTGCTAAGCCATGTGCTGCTCCTACGTAGTATTCCTGGTACCATTCATACATCAGGGGGCTCTTTGCCATGAAGTTCCGCCTTTTGGACAGGCTCTCCCCAGAAGCCAGAACCGCCTCGCAGACCTGGAgcaaaaaaatctaaaatcagtGGCTGCTGTTCTAAAATGGCCCTTTCACACATTTCCCCTCTGGCCATATGGGTTCTACATCGCCCAACTCAGAAtctgcagcaggtgcagatggGTCTAGCCGACAGGAATGCGTGTTGCCCATTTTGAAATGGCTACATCAGCTCAGGAACCTTGAAGGCTGAGTGACTAAAACACAGAACAAAATATATCGCTTtatcaacattggagggaggggggattgaaatgtcatacggattaatattgcgataattaagaaataactaagttgtataaccgtatgatatcaataaattgttaaaagaaaaaatatatcgCTTTACTGCAAAGTGTACAGCATTCGTAGAATGGAGATAAAAAACCAAGGAGTAGTGGGTGTAACATCACATCTgttacaacataagaacataagagaagccatgctggatcaggccaatggcctgtgtcacacagtggccaaaaaacccaggtgccatcaggaggtccaccagtggggccaggacactagaagccctcccactgtgccccccaagcaccaagaagacagagcatcactgccccagacataagaacataagagaagccaggtcggatcaggccaatggcccatccagttcaacactgtgtcacacagt from Heteronotia binoei isolate CCM8104 ecotype False Entrance Well chromosome 16, APGP_CSIRO_Hbin_v1, whole genome shotgun sequence includes these protein-coding regions:
- the LANCL1 gene encoding glutathione S-transferase LANCL1, encoding MGYLYALLFVNKHFGEEKIPQSHIQQVCEAVLASGESLSKRRNFMAKSPLMYEWYQEYYVGAAHGLAGIYYYLMQPGLGVSQPKLHNAVKPSVDYVCQLKFPSGNFPPCIEDSRDLLVHWCHGAPGVIYMLLQAYKVFGEQKYLSDALQCAEVIWQWGLLKKGYGLCHGTAGNAYAFLTLYNLTQDVKYLYRACKFAEWCLSYGQHGCRTPDTPFSLFEGMAGTIYFLSDLLIPAKAKFPAFEL